The Flavobacterium sp. M31R6 nucleotide sequence TTGATATCGGCTATAGTATTAGCTATAGGAAACAATGGATTTTCGGAGTAGAAACGTGATCCGTGCAAACCGTGTTCTTCACCAGTTACGTGAAGAAACAGTATGGAACGTTTAGGGCCGTGTCCTTCCTTTTTTGCTTTTTGAAAAGCTTCGGCAATTTGAAGAACGGCAACTGTACCGGAACCATCATCATCGGCACCATTGTATACTTCTCCGTTTTTTACACCAACGTGGTCATAATGCGCTGAAATTACCAAAACCTCGTCTGGTTTTTCAGAACCTTCAATGTAAGCCCAGATGTTCTCTGAATCTGGCAAGTTTTCATTGCGTTTGGCATTCAAGTATGCAGCCGGTACTGGCTGGTAATAGTTCGTAGCTCCTTTTGGATAGGATATTTTGCTTTTTTTGTATTGGCTGATAAGATAATTTCCGGCTTTTTTTTGTCCTTTGGATCCTGTATCGCGACCTTCCATTTCATCAGAAGCGACAATATAAAGTCTGGTTTTTAGCTTATCGGCTGTTATGGTGTTCATGAACTTGGTCGGGTCATCGTTGTTGACCGCTTTTTTTTGAGCAAAACTGGAAATAGTTGTGATAAACAACAAGAGGGCTAAGACTTTTTTCATTTAGAGATTGGGATAATTAAGTTATTATTTTTTTAATACTTCGTTTATGAATAGTTTGAAATGCTCGAAAGAACGTTTAGCTGCTTTTTCATTATAGGCAGCACCTTTTGAATTGTCATTTCCAGATTCTGGATTGGTAAAGGAATGGACAGCATTGGCATAATAAATCATTTGCCAATCGGCTTTTGAATCTTTCATTTCTTTTTGGAAAGCTAAGATTTCTTCGGTTGATTCATAAGGGTCGTCGGCTCCATGACATACCAAAACTTTTGCGGTAATAGGCTCTGTGGATCTTAAATCATCCTTGCCTAAACCTCCATGAAAAGAGACGACTCCTTTTACATTCAGATGACCACGGGCTGCTTCAAGTGCTCCAGTTCCTCCAAAACAATATCCAATAACGACAATGTTTTCTGGATTTGCTCCAGCTGCAATTAATTGTTGTAAAGCTAAAGAAATGCGTTTTTGATAAGCTTCAAAGTTTTTTTTGTAGAAACCTGCATTATTTCCGGCTTCATTATTGTCTTTTGGGTAATTCCCTTCGCCGTAAATATCGGCTATAAAGGCATAATACCCCATTTTCGAAAGTTTGTCGGCGGTGTCTTTGGAGAGTTTGTCAATTCCCTTCCATGCCGGCAAGATTAAGATACCCGGTTTTTGGGTACTGCTCTTTATAGGTGCAATCTTAAAACCATTCAGAATTTGGCTACCATCTTTGTATTGTACTGGTTTTAATTGTGCAAAAGATTGACCACCAAACAATACCATTCCTAAAATTATAAATTTTAAATTTTTCATGGCTTTATTTTTTTACAAATATCTGAATAATAATGTTATAAAAAAACCTTGAAAGTTACTTCTTTCAAGGTTTTGTTTGGATTATAAAAGTGAAGTGTTTTATGAATTATTCTCCAGGATGGTAGGTGCGTTCGGCATTTTTTTCAATGTCTTCCCTGTAAAATAAAACATCCTTGAACAGGCCTTTTTGATACATTACGGCTTGATCCATAAAGTGTTTTGATTTTAGATCACCGCTATTTCCTCCTGCCAAAAGTGATTTGGCTTTTATTTTTGGGCCAAATTCAACGGCGCAAACAAAACTATTTCCATTATAACCGTATCGCTTTTTGGTTCCGTTTTGATAGCTACTTTTATATGCTGGTAAACTTCCCCAAAGTGCTGGTCCATTTCCTATTGGTAAACTTTCGAGCGTGTCATTAAAAGCTAAATCAATGTCTCCGGAAGAACGCTGAAATCTGTTAAGGTCTCCCCAAGGGATTTGCCAAGTTCCAAATTTTGTTTTTAATTCACTTACCACAGTTTGTAACTGCGGAATAAGTTGATCGGCGGTTGCGGTTTTTGCAAATTCAATAGTGTTTTCTACTTGATCCATTTCGCCTTCGTCTATATACACTTTTTGTATAATTGGGTTTAGTTTGTATCCCCATTCATTGGCCAATGTTGTGGCTACAGAACTTTCGTTGGCATAATAGTCCCATTTTTTTAATAGCGTAATTGGTTCTATTAACTCTTTGTACATTGGATTTTCGGGTTGTATGTTTTTTTCAAAACTAGAAACCAAGGCCGGAATTAATACTTCAAAAATAGAAAGTTTTGTATCGTAGCCATCGGCAATTACTTTGTCTAATGTATAACTGTTTCCTTTACTTAAAAGACGAACAGCATTTATTGCTCTAAAATTCTCTCCGTCGGGAGCCATGTATGGCAAATAATCGGCTTCTTTTGGACTGTTGATTCCGGCAACACTGTAGGGAGTTGAATTGCAGTTTTGTAACCATCCGTTATTAGGATTGAAAAGATGTACGGTTTCGGAAGGATCGTGCAAACCTTTCCATTGTGTTGCCGAAGTAGATCCGTCAACAACTTTACCCCAGTCTAGGTCTTTATTTCGAATAGGAATAAAATTACCGTGCCAGTAGGCAATATTTCCTTTATTGTCTGCATATACGGTATTATTTGAAGTGTTGGCTTTCAATTCCATTGCTTTTTTATAGTCATCAAAGTTTTTGGATTTTGTTCGCAACCAACTTTGCTCCAAACTTTTCATCGAACGGTTGTTGGATTTTAGACTAATCCATTTTCCGTCTCTTTTTGCCATTATTGGGCCGTTATTGGTAAAATAAGTGGTAAAAGTTTTAGGAACTAATTTGCCTTTTTCTAAATAACTGATGGTAATTTTCTTTTCTATAACCGGATATAATTTTGAATCATATTCGTAAAACAGTTTATTGTTTTTGGTTACGATTTTTTCAGCGTACATATCGGCAACATCGACATTCGAAGAGGTGTGCATCCAGCCGCAATTTTCATTAAAACCTTGGTAGATAAAAAATTGCCCCCAAGTTACCGCTCCATAGGCATTCAACCCTTCTTCACTGTTAATTTGTATTTCGGGTCTAAAGTAAAAGGTTGTGTGCGGATTGATGTATAAAATAGCATTTCCACTTGCTGTTTTTGAGGGAGCGATTGCAAAACCATTCGAACCCGTTTGCATATCCTTTACTTTTTCGACATAAGTCAATTTATCAGCACCTCCATAAAAAGATTTTAGTTCAGCATTGGATAAGTCGGCTGTACTAATTGCTCCAATGCTTCCGTCCGTCCAAAGTAAAGGATACCAAGGTTCGAAATGATTGAGCATCAAAGGTTTTACTTCAGGATGTTTGTGCAAATAGTAGTTTATACCATCAGCGTAACTATTCAATATTTTTTTTAGCCAAGGAGCTGCATTCTTGTAGTCGGTTTTAGCTTCATCGACATCAATTAATAATCTAGTTTCTAAGTCATTATATAAAACGGAATGGCCTTTTACTTCCGCAAGGCGGCCAAGTTTGTCTATGTAATTCATTTCTACTCTCTTGAAATCATCTTCACATTGTGCATAAAGCATGCCAAAAACAGCATCAGCATCAGTTTTTCCGTAGATGTGTGCAATCCCCCAATTGTCTCGAATGATAGTAACCTGTTGGGCAATTTTGTTCAATCTGTTTATTTCTTTGGAGTCCAATTTTTGGGCATAACCAATTAAAGAAAAGCAAAAAAACAGCATTCCGGCTCTGACAATATTTTTGTAATTAAGCATATTATTTGATTTTGAATTTTTGACCTTCGTAGTAAATACCCATTTCTAATTTTTTGATTCCTATGGCATTGTTTCTAGGCGCCTTTGTGATTTCGTTTGGATTTTGAACGACAATGACTTCGCTTTCTCCAGCAATTTCAATTTCTTTATTGCGTACAATTATTGCGGTACTTTCGTCTATACCTATGCCGATGTGAGTAGGGAATTCAACCAATCCGGAAAGGAGTCGGTTGTAACGACTTCTTTTGAGAAAATGCTGATCTATAATTACATTTTTGATCAAGCCTAAACCTTCGGCAGTTTCTAGATTGTCATATCGTATATTATTAAAGGTTTCTGTGTATTTTGTTTCCAGTTTTTGGTTTCCGGTAATCATATGTTCACACATGACCGCTGCTCCTGCACTCGTTCCTGCAATGGTGCTTCCGTTTTGATAAGCTTTATGTATGGCATTGAAAACAGGAGTTTTGCTTACTATTCCCATAAATCGGGTTTGATCGCCACCACTTATAAAAATAAGTTTAGCTTTTTGTAATGAATCAACTAAAACAGGATTTGTTGCCGTCTGTTTGTTGAAATTTAACATTACAATACGATTAGGTGTTAATTTCTGAACTTGTTCTTTGAAATAAATATAAGCACTATCAGGCTCTTCACTTGACATCGGTAAGACAACAATATAATCTTTTTTCTGTAAACCGGAAATTGATAAAAGCTGAGTCATTAGTTTGTCTGAGCGGTTTCCTCCACCAATAATAAAAAGTTTTCCTTTTGGAGTTTGTGCTTGATTGAAGTTGCAAAGCAAAAATATTAGGAATAATGGGAATAATTTTAAAATAGTTCTGCTGGTTATTTGATTGGTGTTCATAGTTTTTTGTTTTAG carries:
- a CDS encoding M28 family peptidase, with amino-acid sequence MKKVLALLLFITTISSFAQKKAVNNDDPTKFMNTITADKLKTRLYIVASDEMEGRDTGSKGQKKAGNYLISQYKKSKISYPKGATNYYQPVPAAYLNAKRNENLPDSENIWAYIEGSEKPDEVLVISAHYDHVGVKNGEVYNGADDDGSGTVAVLQIAEAFQKAKKEGHGPKRSILFLHVTGEEHGLHGSRFYSENPLFPIANTIADINIDMIGRRDIEHANTNNYVYVIGADRLSSDLHNITVAQNDKYTHLDLDFKFNDPKDPNHFYERSDHYNFAKNGIPAVFLFNGVHADYHQKSDEPNKIEYDALAKRAQLAFVIAWDLANRSERIVVDKAIQ
- a CDS encoding dienelactone hydrolase family protein produces the protein MKNLKFIILGMVLFGGQSFAQLKPVQYKDGSQILNGFKIAPIKSSTQKPGILILPAWKGIDKLSKDTADKLSKMGYYAFIADIYGEGNYPKDNNEAGNNAGFYKKNFEAYQKRISLALQQLIAAGANPENIVVIGYCFGGTGALEAARGHLNVKGVVSFHGGLGKDDLRSTEPITAKVLVCHGADDPYESTEEILAFQKEMKDSKADWQMIYYANAVHSFTNPESGNDNSKGAAYNEKAAKRSFEHFKLFINEVLKK
- a CDS encoding penicillin acylase family protein; its protein translation is MLNYKNIVRAGMLFFCFSLIGYAQKLDSKEINRLNKIAQQVTIIRDNWGIAHIYGKTDADAVFGMLYAQCEDDFKRVEMNYIDKLGRLAEVKGHSVLYNDLETRLLIDVDEAKTDYKNAAPWLKKILNSYADGINYYLHKHPEVKPLMLNHFEPWYPLLWTDGSIGAISTADLSNAELKSFYGGADKLTYVEKVKDMQTGSNGFAIAPSKTASGNAILYINPHTTFYFRPEIQINSEEGLNAYGAVTWGQFFIYQGFNENCGWMHTSSNVDVADMYAEKIVTKNNKLFYEYDSKLYPVIEKKITISYLEKGKLVPKTFTTYFTNNGPIMAKRDGKWISLKSNNRSMKSLEQSWLRTKSKNFDDYKKAMELKANTSNNTVYADNKGNIAYWHGNFIPIRNKDLDWGKVVDGSTSATQWKGLHDPSETVHLFNPNNGWLQNCNSTPYSVAGINSPKEADYLPYMAPDGENFRAINAVRLLSKGNSYTLDKVIADGYDTKLSIFEVLIPALVSSFEKNIQPENPMYKELIEPITLLKKWDYYANESSVATTLANEWGYKLNPIIQKVYIDEGEMDQVENTIEFAKTATADQLIPQLQTVVSELKTKFGTWQIPWGDLNRFQRSSGDIDLAFNDTLESLPIGNGPALWGSLPAYKSSYQNGTKKRYGYNGNSFVCAVEFGPKIKAKSLLAGGNSGDLKSKHFMDQAVMYQKGLFKDVLFYREDIEKNAERTYHPGE
- a CDS encoding cyanophycinase, whose amino-acid sequence is MNTNQITSRTILKLFPLFLIFLLCNFNQAQTPKGKLFIIGGGNRSDKLMTQLLSISGLQKKDYIVVLPMSSEEPDSAYIYFKEQVQKLTPNRIVMLNFNKQTATNPVLVDSLQKAKLIFISGGDQTRFMGIVSKTPVFNAIHKAYQNGSTIAGTSAGAAVMCEHMITGNQKLETKYTETFNNIRYDNLETAEGLGLIKNVIIDQHFLKRSRYNRLLSGLVEFPTHIGIGIDESTAIIVRNKEIEIAGESEVIVVQNPNEITKAPRNNAIGIKKLEMGIYYEGQKFKIK